From Pseudoalteromonas sp. R3, one genomic window encodes:
- the truA gene encoding tRNA pseudouridine(38-40) synthase TruA: protein MRVALGIEYNGGNYSGWQRQCNVNSVQEELETALSSICNHKVDVVCAGRTDAGVHATGQVIHFDTHSDRDMKAFTLGVNSQLPDDIAVRYATPVHDEFSARFSATARRYRYVIYNSVNRPGILRSGVTHYYHPLDAELMQAACPVMIGEHDFSSFRAVHCQSNSPCRNIHHLQVDRFGDYIVIDVKANAFLHHMVRNITGCLMDIGVGKYPPEWMAELLSIKDRTQASATAKPNGLYLVDVDYPERWQIPTTPAGPLFLPEVTIR, encoded by the coding sequence ATGCGTGTAGCTTTGGGTATTGAATACAATGGTGGCAATTACAGTGGCTGGCAACGTCAGTGTAATGTAAATAGTGTTCAGGAGGAGCTGGAAACAGCCCTGTCTAGCATCTGTAACCATAAGGTCGATGTGGTCTGTGCCGGGCGCACTGATGCGGGTGTGCATGCCACGGGCCAGGTGATCCATTTTGATACCCATTCTGATCGGGACATGAAAGCATTTACACTCGGCGTCAACTCTCAGCTGCCTGACGATATTGCTGTGCGCTACGCGACGCCGGTCCATGACGAGTTTAGTGCACGTTTTAGTGCAACGGCCAGACGTTATCGTTATGTGATTTATAATAGTGTCAATCGCCCGGGCATTTTACGCAGTGGGGTAACCCATTACTATCATCCGCTGGATGCTGAGCTTATGCAGGCAGCGTGCCCGGTGATGATTGGTGAGCACGATTTTTCTTCTTTTCGTGCTGTACATTGCCAGTCAAATTCTCCTTGTCGTAACATTCATCACTTGCAGGTTGACCGGTTTGGTGATTACATTGTCATTGATGTTAAAGCCAATGCATTTTTACACCATATGGTGCGCAATATCACCGGATGCCTGATGGACATTGGAGTGGGGAAATATCCACCAGAGTGGATGGCTGAGTTGCTGAGTATTAAAGACCGCACACAAGCCAGCGCCACAGCGAAACCGAATGGTTTATACCTGGTGGATGTCGATTATCCTGAGCGCTGGCAGATCCCCACAACACCGGCTGGTCCTCTGTTTCTGCCCGAGGTAACCATTCGTTAA